Sequence from the Opisthocomus hoazin isolate bOpiHoa1 chromosome 7, bOpiHoa1.hap1, whole genome shotgun sequence genome:
CGTGTTTTGGGTGGCCAAGAGGCAAccccggcacctctcctgtggcCAGGCACCCAGCGTGGCAACGCCTTGGTGACTACATGAAAATTTGGCAGGATCAGTGAGCCAGGgtggctgggcagagctgggatggGCCTGGTTTCCGCGGCCTCTCCCTCCACGTCTGTGTCAGCCATCGGGCACCGGCGGTATCGCTCCCTGCTTGTGGCACAGCCCTAAATTTCTACAGTGACAAGGCAATTTTTGGGCTGGCTGTGCTGAACTGGCAGCGAGGGAAGAAGTGTGCAAGCATAAATTTAATGTGACAGGGATGCCAGGGAAGTCGCTCCTGTCCGTGTGCTTGGTGCTGCTCCCGTTGGCGCTGGGGGATGGAGCCACCCAGGCAGTGTCCCCTCGCCCCATCCATCCTCCCTGCCGCGTTGGAGTGGAGCATCCCCATTCATCCTCACTGCTGCACGCATTTCCCAGGCCCTCGCGTGGTGCATCAAACCGCGGGGCCAACAATCTGCTCTCCCTGGGCGCAGAGCTCGCCAGGGATGGGTGCAGCCATGCGCCTGTCACCTTGCAAGCATCCATCCCCTGGCACTGGGTGCCTGCAGCCAcaccatccagcccagcaccgctGCAGGGATAACCTGAAGCTGTGAATTTGCCAGGGCACAGAGCTGGGCAGCGATGCCTGCCGGCTTCTCGCAGGCGGGAAGGCAGGCTTTGCTTCCTGGTCTGGTGGGGAGTTCCCCGTTGGCTTTTCACCTGCGTGAGCACTGCTTGGGTCAGCGGTGAGGTGGGGCTGACCGAGCTGCTGGGGCCGCCCGGTTCCAGGGCTGGCAAAGCAGACTTTCCGGTTTCGGCCGTGCTGTGCACCCACCATCCCTGCTGCACCCTCGGCTGGGCGCCGGCGGGGTCCCGTCTCACCCCGCAGCATGCCTCTGCCACACGCGGCGGCTGGGCCTGAAGCCCGCACGGAAAGGAAGGGAGACTGAGGCTGGGGAGGAGGCACGCTGGTAAGTCTGGTTTCGGGAACCCAGTCAGCACAGGGTGGGAGCGAGAAGCAAGGGTCCCTCAGCCCCTTTCCCAGGAGCGGGGATGTTCTCTGCAGAGCCCACTGAGGCTGTCCCTATCGTTCCTCAAACAGCGGCTCAGGTCACGCTGCAGGGCTGGgatgagctttttttttaaaccagggaCAATGCCAGACTAATATGACATAGCCCATGGGGGTCTGGCAGGGAGAAAGTGCTGAGACATCTAATTTTGTGCCGTGTGGGTGCCTGCTCGCCTGTGTTGTCATGTCCAACCACTGCCACAACCTGAAGCTGCAGCCTGGAGCCTCCTAAATATTGCAGGCATGTCACCAGCCACCGATCTCTATGTGCAGGGACAGGAGAAACCGATTGCTGAAGGTGGCGGTGGTGAGGCTGTGAGTGGAGCTGGGGTGTCCAATGGCACAGATGACCCAGGTGACCCTGGGCAAGTCACTTAACCAGCACCTCGTTTCCCCAGTGATGATGCCGCAGGCATGACAGCAGTTCCCAGGTCCCTCCAGCCCTATGCCCACACGTGGCAAAGCCGACTGTCGGAAAAATTAAAGGCTCTTGCTGGCTTCATGGTCTCAGTGGAGGGAAGTGCAGAGCTGGTTCCTTCCTGTGCAAGGAGCCACGTCCCTGGAGGGTGGGCAGAACGCAGGCACAGCGAGGTGGCATGGGCTGcttcggcagggaccccctcggACACGGGGCGTGCGGCCGGGGCAGCTGAGGCGAACGGGCACAGACCTGCCAGCTCCGTCACGGCGCCGGGCCGGGAGCTGCCAGTGCCGTGATGGCTGCAGGCCTGCTTGCCGCGCAGCCTGGCTCCTGGGGCACCTCTCCGGCTGCCGCTCCTCGCCCGAAAGGAGGCAAGAAGGAGGTTTTGGCTGTGAGGAAGTGTTCGTGCTAGAGTGAGAGCCTTGCTACAGAGAGAGCAGTAGTGAAAAAACATTCTGCTTTAAATGTGAAGCCTTCCCTTAAGCTGCGTCAGCGTTGGTTGGGCTTACACAAAGTTTCTGAGCCAGTGTGACCCCAGCCTGGTGGCACCACTGCCACCTGCAACGCGAGCACGAGCCCCGCTGCAAGCCCAGGAGCAAACCCTCCCGCTCCTCAGACCTCCGAGAGGGGAGGAAATAGCTGAAAAAGGGTGTTAGCTAATGGTGGGGCTTGCCTGGGGCTCAGCAAACCCTGCAGCTCTTGCTGGCTGGTCAGGGAGCAGCCAGCACAAAACGGCTCTTGTTTCTTTTTACCCTACAGCCAGGTGATTCCTCATctcaaaaccaaaggaaaactcCCTAATCCATCCGACCCCTCCGTCCCCTTTCCGAAGGCAGGCTTGCACGGATATAAATGAGAAGGCTGTAGGCGACGGGCCGGCTGGCACAGAGCCCTCCCTGCCCATGGCTCCATCCTGCTCCGTCGCATACCTCATTGCCAAAGTGGCCAAGCCCTAAATGCTTACGCCAGGCTCTGTTTTAATTGTGTTTGCTCTCATTAGAGCCCTGGGCCACCAGCAGCATGTGCGCTAATGGAAAGGAAATCCCCACCCTGTTGGTTTTGCTTGCGTCCCCAGGTCACTCCAGCTTAGCcatggctgcagcagccaggaaAGGCAGGGCGACGGCCTCCCCGCTCGCCAGCAGCCCCATGGCCATCACCACCACGGCTTGGCCGGATGTCCTGGATGGCTGGCTTAGTCGGATCCCATGTGAGTATCGTGCCCTGCTCTCTCAGGCGGCATTATCCGGGGGGGCTTCTGGACTCTGAGGCCATGTAAccacttctccctccctccaaaccccTTTTTCCAGTGGGGTCTGTCGGGGTGGGGATGCTTCAGAGTGGTATCGCGCTGCTCTGGGAGCTCAGGGCATCCTTGCTGCCCACTTGGGGAACggtctccagctgcagcctccCTGCATGTAGCCCATCCAGGATTATAGGGGCAATTCTGAACGTACAACTCCTTGATGCTGAAGCACTAGGAAGGGGTTTAACTGCGCTCTATGTGTTTTTGCTCGGTTTTAACTCTTCTGTCCATCTCTGCTCCCTGAACGTCTCACCAGTACCCAAATGGGCACTCATTGCTGTGGCTGTGGCAGTGgccattctcctcctcctcttcgtcaTCTGCGTCGTCAGGTGCTGCTGTGGCAAGAAGAAGCCCAAGAAGAAGGAGAGAATCAGCTTGCACGCCGTCAGCAGCTCCACCACGGCCAGCCTTGTGCGTcctgctttcccctctcccccacctccctcctccctgggAGGTTTGCTGCCACGCTGCCTAGTCCCGGGAGTGGCGAGAGCACGGCAAGGCCAGGGATGTGGCTGAGCGTGTCCTGAGGGTAGTGCTGCTCTCTACCACAGGTCCATCCTGAGATGGAGGACCTGGAGCAAGGCGCGGCGCAGACGGGGCGAGGAAAGCTGCAGTACTCCCTGGAGTACAACTTCCGTGCGCAGGAGGTGGGGATGCTTGCGGCCGTGGCACAGCAGGGAAAAGTCTTTGCTCTTGCGTGGTCTTCTCTTTGCTGCCCTCTGAGGTGGACCATACCCTCTTGcacctttctccctgccagcagcctgccagcTCCTATGCCTGCATAGTGTGGAGATGTTCTCCCTGCTGCACTCGCTTGCTTACTACTGAGCCCCTGAccgtctggccccatcctcctccacCTGGTGACCTCGTGCATCACTCCCTTTAAGCTGAAAGTTGGCGtgaagcaggcagcagagctgaaggcCATGGACAGTGGAGGCACATCTGATCCATATGTGATCATCTACCTAACGTCTGATATGAAGAAGAAGTATGAGACCAAGGTTTACCGCAAGACCCTGAACCCCATCTTCAATGAGAGCTTCACTTTCCAGGTAGGAAACTATAGCTGATGATGGTTTTTTTTAGTGTCATCAAGAGCATTTCATGGACAAAAACCTCTCCAGGCAGGGAGATGTCTTTGCAGCCGGGATGGGGAAGTGTCAGAGAGAAAGACCCGTTATTGCATCCATTGCCTGGTCCCGTGGGGCAGGGCTGCCACTAAGGAGTGAGTCCGGGCTTTTTGGGTCTCCCCCTGTAGGTACCCCAGGTGGAGGTGCCTGAATCCACACTGGTGATGCAGATCTATGACTTCAACCGCTTTGCCAAGCACGACATCATTGGCGAGGTCCGGCTGCCCCTGGCCAGCGTCAGCCTGCAGCACGTCATCGAGCAGTGGAGCGACCTGGCGGTGGCCAGTAAAGTGAAGGTTGGTCCTGGTGGGTGGGAAACTCTGCCGGGAGGGATGCGCTGTTGCCTCACTTGCCACCACCCCAAGAAGCAGGCTCTTAAGGGCAAGCATGAGGGTGGGGAAGAACCAGGAAACCTGGGGCCAGGCTGGTGCTCCAGCCCCAGGTGAGTCGGCTCCTCTGCCCAGTGCTCATCGCTGGTATCTCTCCATCAGGAAGAGCGGCTGGGCGAGATCTGCTTCTCACTGCGCTatgtccccagcactgggatgCTGACAGTGCTCATCCTGGAAGCCAAGAAGCTGAAGCGGATGGACTCCCGCAGGCTCTCAGGTCAGCAGGGGCTGCTCATGCTCAGATGTCCCTATTTCTGCCCAGGCCTTAATGATGGCACCAAGAGCTGCaaagccttgaaagctctttggTGCCGAGACCTGCttcctgccaccaccaccataTCCAGCCCTTGGCCAGCTCCCATCTTTCCTTAGCACAGATACTCCAGCTCTGGGCAGAGCTGGAGGTGTCTCCTAGGAGGAGATGTCATGGCTGAATGGTACGGGGAGCTCGTGGCAGGAGAAGGCAGGGGAAAATTAGCTCTGGGGTGGCTGGCAAGGGGAAGAGGGGTGGATGCTCAGCATGAGGAGTGGCAAGTGGGATGCCGTGCTCTGCTTGGGAATGTCCCAGGGAAGCTGTTTTGTGGCTGAGCTCCTCAGTTCAAAATTGTCACTTATGCCAGCCATGTCCTCTCTCTCCTCAGATCCTTTTGTCAAGGTGCATCTCATCCTGAACaggaagaaatggaagaagaagatgacaagtgtgaaaaaaaacaccttaagcCCTTACTTCAATGAGGTGTTTGTTTTTGATGTGCCTTTCAATCAGATCCAGGTGGGTTTCCCTGCAGCGCCCAGGGCTGAGCGGGTCCCCGCTGCAGCGAGCCCCTTCCCACTGACCCTCTTTCTTGTGTCCCACCCCCAGAATGTGGACGTGGTCATCTCCGTCTGGGATCACGACAAAGTGACCAAGAACGAGCCCATCGGCAAACTCTTTCTGGGCTGCCGGGCCACGGGCAACCAGCTGCGGCACTGGTCTGACATGCTGTCCAACCCACGCCGGCCCCTCGCCCAGTGGCACAGCCTGCAGCCCCCGGACGTGGTCGACAAAGCCCTGGGGCTGAAGTCCCACCTCAAGCTGCCCCTGCCCCCCAGATAGTGGGGGTCTCCTCCTGCACCCGGGGGACTGGATGGCAGGCTTGCAGAGGGGTGAGGAGCTTATGCTCAGCAGCATCTACACATGTTGGTCCCAGCTCAGTGTCAGCAAAGTGGGGACTGGGGGCTCATTTTGGTCAAGAGATGATCTAGCTGCTGGTGCAGCTCATGTCCTGTGTAATGCCCAGAGCGGAGCAGCTCAGCGCCCCAGGGCAAGGCTGGACACGGAGCAGAGGATGCTAGAGGGGATGGCGTGGGTGCAGGAGCCAGCTCATCCCAGCCGCTCGTGGGCTGGGGGGACAAATACACAGAGTTTCAAGCTCATGCAAAAACACTGAGTCCactgacatttttaaagcagaggaTTAGCTTGCTGGCAGCCTGGGATGGGCAGTTTCTTTGGTTGTGAATAGCTCATCACAAGGCGAGTTCTTGGGAAGGCCTTATGTGTCCTGTGAAGGCTTTTAAACAAGACCAAGATCCTGAAGCACCCTAAGAGGCTTGAgaggagagaagaaggacaggCTGGCGTGGGAAGTGTTGGAGATACAAGACGAGCTCTTTAGTGCCTCTGCCATAAGCATGCTCGGTGTCCTGGCTAGAGGCTAAATGAGGCAGCAAAATCAGCCACCGGTTGTCCACACAGCTTTGCTCTGCGCCCGTTCCCAGCCTGTGCTGACTTGTGCACCCCAAGGTGTGACTCAGAGGATGGGCCTCGCCAGCGACCGTCCCCAGAGACCACGCAGATGAGGCAGCACGGTGTTGGCTCTATCCACCCTGTGTGGTTCTACTGTCCTGTCTCAGCAAGGTTTGCATCCCGGCACCTGGCGGTGCTGCCAGGGTGGGGGGGCTGAGGCTCCTGCTTTCATGCCGTGATCAGATCACAATACCCTGATGAAGGCTGGGTTGCAGCCCTCACATCACTTCTGGGCAGGTTTCATGTAATCTGGGAGGTTTTTGAGGCCACatgtcctgccctgccctgctttgTGGGGCCTTGGGGTGGGGGCTACATAAGTAAAGACGCCTTCTAGAAGGATGAGGACATTGGAGAGGTGCCACTGTCCCTACCCGTCCCTGAGTACGCTGCAGTTTGGGGTGGCTCCGGAGCAGCTCCTCTGATCCATCTGCGGGAGAAAGCTCGCTATATTTGGCTGGAGGAGGGAATCGCCTTTGCTCCGAAATACTTCTGCTACAAAGCAGCCATAGTGCACAGAAGATTCGGGCTCATATAATTTCAGCCCAGAAGACAAAAGGAAAGTATAATAATAATAGCTATTGCCCGGGCTCTGGAGGGGAGAGAGCCTGGTGCATTAATAAAGAGCCATTAATATTGAAAAGCAGTTAATCTGCAATTACCCAGAGCTCCACAGAGCGACCCTCCAGCAGTTAAAGAAACACGGTGAAGCTGAGGAAGATTACGAAAACTTGTGATAGAGATCAATGACCTGGGCTTGACTATAAAAAGCTGCTGCATCTGCTTCTTGATAAATACTCTCTGGGCTTCGCTGTGGCTGTGACAAGGGAAGAAATGACAGGGTAGTTTGAAGATGGCTGTAACGAGCGGAGTGTGGCTTCTGCTGGGGAAACAGCATCTGCTGGCAGCCACTaatgagaaggaggaggaaatcagTCACCTGAGAAAAGACTTGTAAAGGGGTGCTTTAAAGTCTCAACCTTCAGTCTCAGCCTTAAATCAGGTTGGAATGGGCCGTGCAGAAGGGAACATCTCTGAACAGGGTTTGGGGTCCTGAATCCGTCGTCAGGTTGTATTTTTGGTGATGCTGCATGGTGATCTAGGGCCGTGCAGGACCCAGAAGGACTTCTGGAGGTGTTTGGAACAGGCATttcttatttgtgtgtgtgtgtgctttttccagcctccttttttgaAGTCATGGCCTTGAGGTTCACTGCATGATTTATGGGGCTGGGCATAAATGCACATACCTATTAGTCCCAAAACAGATGTGGCTGAAGAAGGTGCAAGGACATCCCCTCCTTGAGAAACGTTACCCCCAATACCAGTGCCCAGCACTCTCCTCTCCAGCTTTGGCCCCGCTCAGAGCCTGAACCACCAGCACAACCCTGGGTGAGCAGAGCTGGTGGTGTTTTTGGGGGGGAAGCTGGGGATGCCGGGAGCtccaggcagcctgggctgagcCGTGTTGCTGTAAAACTCAGCAAACTGATTTGTTTGCTCAAGAGGGAGAGGCGAGCGGGTGGGGATGACCTCAACCCAGCTCCAGTTTTTAATATACCACCAAGGCTGCTTTCTTCCTCCATCCTTGCTTTTCCTTCTCAGCCTGCCTCATGCTCTTTCAACAAAGCTGTGAGCGCTCTCCTGCTCCAACAGCATCCTTCTTCAGTCTGCTGGCAGCTGTTTGAAGCAGAGCTGGTGGAGGTAGGCTCTGTTTTGTGGCTTATTTCATCCAAAGTGAACACAGCCACTCGGTGAGCCTGTTCCTGGGAAGGAGGACGGCCCCATCTCAATGCAAACATCTCCTTTCACCACCCCGTGGCCTTCGCAAGGCCAGTTGTCCCCCATCCACCAAGGCCAGATGTCTGAGCATCTCCTGCCCAACCGATGCTCCTCGTGTACTTGGACGGCCCAGAGCAGGAGGATTCCCCGGTGGAAGCTGCCAGCAAGAAGAGAAGTTAAAGGAGGCGGAAACCAACTCCGCCTCAGCTTGTGTCTGTGCTGGATTCCCCCGTCTGCATCTAGAGGGCAGGGCAGACAAGTGCTCCGAGCTGGATCTCTGCGTCGTTTGATCGGTGGCCCTGTTAGAACCTCACCAGCCAAGATTTCTTCTTCTGGAGATGGAACGTGTGTGCAAGCAGGAGAGAAAGCTGTGATGCTGCGGTGCAAGCCCATTCCCATTGCCGCAGAGCCAGCTGGCACGCGTGCAGCGATGCTGGGGGTGTCCAGGCAGCAGGAGCCAGCCCCTGCCTGTTCCTGCACCACAGGGGCAAAGGGGCTTTTGCTGGTGGGTAAAGGGGAGTAAAGGAGGTGTCCAAAGCCAGTTTGCACAGTCTGTGGTGCCTGGGCAGCGGATGGGTAGTTTGTTCTTCTGCTTCACGCAAAGGACAGTCTCTCTGCATTTAATTGCCAGTTTTGCAGGTTAGTGGCAAGGCAAAAAGCAGGGCTTGGGCCAGGCAGAGGGCTGTTAAATGAGACAAGAAGTACTAAAAATTGAGATGTTTGCTATTAGGATTTATAATCTCAATTATTTACATCCAGATCCAAGATTtctgacctccagaagtccctccCAAAGCAAATTATTCCCTCATTCAGTGATTTTTATATTTGTCCCTGCACTTCAGGAAATCAAACACGAGAGCCGCACCGGGAGAAGACTGAGCCTTATACGTGCTTCTTGCCAGTCATCTGCCATGAGACAAAAATTATTACAGGCTGTCATCGTTCAGCCTGGGTATGCGCTGGCCATCCTCCAGCCGCAGATTTTTTGGCTAGTCTCACCGTTTTTGAGAGCTGGAGAGTATCTAAGCTTTTCTCACAAGGAGCAAGCATGCCCgttttataaatatttgataAGTAGCAAGTACCCTGCGGGCACTTATTGCAATGGAATTTGAGCAGAAACAATTTTATGGTGAAACATGCATTTTGCCACGCGACAGTTTCTTTTCATAAGTCCCGGCTCCTGGATTTGCAGAGTCTTAGGCAGGtttgaagcttttttcttttaaagcacatttttatcCTTTgtggtggcagagagggaggaaaaaaagaaaaatacatgagaGCAGGATGCCTGCAGGCTTGAAACCCAGCAGCAAAGTGAGGGGCTGGGTGGCTTTTGTTCCCGGTGCTTGTGAGGGAGCGGGGGTCCCGGCAAAGGAGCGGGGGTCTTggacggggggtgggggggggggggtgggaagctcTGCTGAGGGGTCTGGTGCGATGCGGGGCAGCAGGGGTGGCTGCCGCTGGGAAACTTGGGGGGTGTGCTGCGAAGGGGTGCCGGGAGACCCCCCCTCACTGGGCGCCAGTGGGAAAGGGGTGGAGGAAAGAGGTCGTGCTTGGGTGCTGGGGTCtcttgggagggaggggaggggggctctgtgctggagcagggtgagaggagggcgggaggggctgtgggggggtgCGCTGCTGCCTTGTGGGGGGATCGCTCCGTCCTCTGCCCTGGCCGAGTCTGCTGTGGAGGTGACTTTCAGTTTTtcggagagagaggcaaggaGCCCTGCGCTATCGCCACCCATATCCCTACTCTTTTCCCTACCCCTCTTTTTCCTACCCTTTTCCCTGCCCCTTTCCCCTGCCCCTACCTCTTTTCTCTGCCCTCTTTACTCTGCTCCCTTGCCCCCGCCCCGACTGCTGCTGGGGTTCTCACATCTGGGACTGCTCCTGCTGCAGACTGGGCTTGTTTTGCTTCTGGCTCAGTCTGGTGACACGGAGGTGTTTTTTGGGCTGCCTTACATCCTTGTGCATctttcagtgccatgggcaggaaggcaggagagtTTCACTTGTGGCATAGCAGCCTCCTGCCCCAAACAGCCCAGTCCGAGGAACAGGACTGATAATGGATGTGCAGAGGTGCTCCCCGATGGCTCTTTCCGTTTGAATCCTATGGGCAGACCTAAAAAACCGAAACCTCCTATTTCTCCACATTTAAGGTCTCGGCAGGACggaggcagggaagaagcagcacaaGAACTTCATCACTTTCATGCTGCTGGGCAAAAAATGCCCCCCAAATAAGGTCGGCGTTGCTGGTGAGTGGGTGCCTGTCTATGATGACTTGTTACATGTCAACAAATGGGATTTCTCAACTGGCCTTTCTAACTTCACACAGAGGTGACGAAACCTCTGCGGGCACTTACTGCAATTCAATTTGAGCAGAAACAAGCACAAAGTCAATTAGGAACAGGAGTGCAAGTGATCTGAAATGAGGCCTTGACCTGCAAACACCCTGACCCGTATCCTAAGTCCTGTGAACAGAGTCTGGGATGGTGGTAGGTTTGCAAATGACTGTTTCATCACCCTCCTCATAAACATGGACATTGCAGATGTTCCTGTCTAGAGCCAGTTATCTGCAGGCAACAAGCTCTCTGTGGGAAACGGGCACTTCACGTTGTGAATCATTCATCGTTCGTTTAGGACGAGAAAAATTGCACCCTTGGAAAAGCCATTTCTCCCCATCGCCTGTGAAGAAGGCGGCTGGCTCAGGTGAAGGCTTCTGCCCAATTGGCATCTGGGTTTGCCCTGGATGGAGACCATTTTCCTCTTAACTTACATAAAAGTCAGAGCAGTTTTGGTACAGGAGCCTCAATTTTGGCATGAAGGGCATCACTTAAGACAACCCAGTTAAAACACTTCGCCTTGGTACTATGAAAAGCTGGTGGGAAATTTTACTCTGAATGTGACAAAGGGCATATTCACATCTGCAAAGGCTAGAAGCTGACTCCTCTGAAGGTCTCTCTGCTTTGGTTGCACTCATCCCACACCACTCCTGACTTTTGGGTATGTGCTAAACTCAGATCTGTCTCCATAGGGAAAAATTCTTGTCTCAGATACGCCCTGAAGTAAGAAGCAGCATGGGGGATGTGGCTGAAAGATGCTTGGTGGGGCTGGGCATTGAGTTTTCCTGGTTCAGCCCTCTCCTAGTCTGAGCTCATcccctcctttcccaggcctgatTATGAAGGACCTACAGAAGACATTCCAGAGGCCCATCTCCTTGCAGCTGTCTTCTCCCTTGTCACCGTCTCTGTGTTGTGCAGATAGGTGAGGCTGCTGAGAGTCTGCCAGCTTTTTTATAAAATGTGGCTTCTGGGGTCTTGCAAAAAGCCAGTGAGCTTGAAATGGATAATTTCTGGAGAATCATTCCCTACATGGCCACTGGTTAGTAGGGCAGTTGCGGACCTTGGGGAAAGGAGAATTTCGTGCTTTattgctcttttctttctttttttgttttgttttctttttccctaacaCTATGTTCTCACTGCTGCATCGTTTTGGCACAGATTGCATAAGAGACCTTTTGAGAGGGGAGACACATTGCAACTGTACTCATGTGAGCACACAGAGGTCTCAACCTGTTCTCCAGGCACGTTCTGGATCATGTCCTGGTCTTTAGCAGGGTTTGAGGACACACAGACAGGCGGAGGATTGTGCTCAGGTGTCAGGTCACTGCAGTAATACTGTCCAGGAGTAACCGAGCAATCCTAACCCTGGCTATGAACACAGCCTCTCCATCGCTGGAGACTGAAGCCCCCGGGTGCCACTGGGGTCAGAAGGGGCTTCatccagaggggttttctgaTATTTGCCCTCCCCCTGCAGCTACCCTTCACCCctgtgttttcagtttgaaaTGCTGTCCTTCCTCCAGGCTCCAGCTTGCCATGAGTTGAAAACACCTCTAGCAGCCCACACTGAAGAGTGTCCCTCTGCAGTGGAAGAGATCATTAAAATGTCCTGTTTCTCTTCAAGGCCAGTGTTTATATCAAAAGCACCTGTGTGTGAGACTTGTACATGTCTGTATAGAGTTGTTCTGTTCCTACAGGCTCTTGTCCAAACTTGGTGATGAGTAAAAGTGAAGTGCACGAAGAGGAGAGTGGGGATGTGGTGTCGtagccctgcagcccagcaggacacACTGGTCGCTCTGCTTAGTGCCGTTATAAGGAGGGGGTGGCCACTCCAGCAACCCAGCAGCCCAGAACGGGTGGAATGGTCTGTAGGTCCAGGTGAGTCTTTACGGTGTGTTTGTGCCTGTCTCTGGGGAACAGGATGGCTGGGTATTTGGGCTGGTGATGTGCAAGGTCTTCAGGGACTCTAACGTCTCCAAGTGCTGCCATGGGCAAAGCCAGCTGCCAGCTTGTGTCTCCTTGCTAACGCAGCTGGAGTGCCGAGTTTCCATGGTCTCACCGgtcctttcctttttttgcagATGGAAGAGGCTGAGAGTGGAGACGCAGCCTGCAGCACGGGCAGGCATCCCTTTCTTGCGCCCACGGATCCAGTCCCACCCCTGGTCCTTGTCAAGTGAACTCCTCTTCCAAAGCCAagctctccagctgcttctccctcTTCTCACCACCATCATGGGGCTCCAAGCCCaattccagccccctgccccatggcAGCTCCAGGAAATCCCTCAGGGTGAGCTGGGAGAAAAACCCACACCCTGAGGAGCCCACCGGTCCAAAACCAGAGGAGCCTGCATGTTCCCCCTTCACAGGACCCATCATCA
This genomic interval carries:
- the SYT8 gene encoding synaptotagmin-8, with translation MAAAARKGRATASPLASSPMAITTTAWPDVLDGWLSRIPLPKWALIAVAVAVAILLLLFVICVVRCCCGKKKPKKKERISLHAVSSSTTASLVHPEMEDLEQGAAQTGRGKLQYSLEYNFRAQELKVGVKQAAELKAMDSGGTSDPYVIIYLTSDMKKKYETKVYRKTLNPIFNESFTFQVPQVEVPESTLVMQIYDFNRFAKHDIIGEVRLPLASVSLQHVIEQWSDLAVASKVKEERLGEICFSLRYVPSTGMLTVLILEAKKLKRMDSRRLSDPFVKVHLILNRKKWKKKMTSVKKNTLSPYFNEVFVFDVPFNQIQNVDVVISVWDHDKVTKNEPIGKLFLGCRATGNQLRHWSDMLSNPRRPLAQWHSLQPPDVVDKALGLKSHLKLPLPPR